Proteins encoded together in one Mugil cephalus isolate CIBA_MC_2020 chromosome 16, CIBA_Mcephalus_1.1, whole genome shotgun sequence window:
- the LOC125022205 gene encoding histone-lysine N-methyltransferase PRDM9-like, producing the protein MSGRSDGAQWVETTEEVVVIEECNTPTVIKVLESAETPIQKLLDAVGQGENAESGSGFYCEECLTLFQDQSDPDGINGPSFVLDFPTSVGVPERALLTLPFGLMIGRSSIPSAGVGVINHGPTMSPGMHFGPYEGEGKIMEDALASDYSWEIFKGKDQYEYIDAAKESHSNWMRYINYARNKDETNLLAVQYKGSILYHCCRTIHAGDELMVWPSSKLLTQFSGAWTQMWRMKLKAAENNISAASQIFQCADCRLSFTTESFLQRHAESRHSRPEAAADDENRASSADSDQAAASLALLSVNSAASKTCGDCGKTFKQIPHLRRHKLCVHSNKRPYCCPHCRRSFSQASGLIRHQLVHRKQEVDPDQSATLEEKESSTPVSESVSEKINEKENVEEEFIDMKETANTSKGKAETSQFNCSDCGKSFINETSLKKHKMTIHERIRPYVCAVCQKCFGQYNDLDRHLQSHHKQSKSPGKINAALPFSCAECSLTFSSVDALQQHISEHRSNAAARHGVDPETVESVQNLPPRRPQRLGARSKVSAITKLIAPKRRAASPARAESNSAEPEPPAAAARNGKLGKYKWFCCNRCKQTYGNPDDLKAHKCTLRQHKCGQCGATFSKTGFLKRHEVTAHAKVKSYSCDRCGKVFTTCGNLKQHQKSNTCMKYHCTSELFPCSFCQFSFTLKSYLIKHIKRHHHVEYVSQPDSTSLADQLEEEEEEDKGQKECPVCGKSCASTKDLKSHTCFRKLKVMYLCTDCGKGFTNHYGLKQHQRIHTGEKPYSCPHCSKSFSYIGQLNVHLRTHTGEKPYLCTHCGESFRQSGDLKRHERKHTGVRPYSCPECSKGFSRLQSLKAHQMLHQGQRMFKCTQCGKSFSRNYHLRRHHQKMHM; encoded by the exons ATGTCTGGAAGAAGTGACGGAGCGCAGTGGGTTGAAACAACCGAGGAGGTTGTTGTGATAGAGGAGTGCAACACCCCGACAG TGATAAAAGTTTTGGAGTCAGCAGAAACGCCAATCCAGAAGTTACTGGACGCTGTGGGACAAGGAGAAAACGCAGAGAGTGGGAGTGGATTTT ATTGTGAAGAGTGTCTGACTCTCTTCCAGGACCAGAGTGATCCCGATGGCATTAATGGCCCCTCTTTTGTTCTCGACTTCCCAACGAGTGTGGGCGTCCCCGAGAGGGCCCTCCTCACTCTGCCTTTTGGCCTGATGATAGGCCGATCCAGTATTCCCAGTGCGGGAGTTGGCGTCATAAATCACGGGCCAACAATGTCCCCTGGAATGCATTTTGGACCATACGAGGGGGAAGGGAAAATAATGGAAGATGCTTTAGCGAGTGACTACTCCTGGGAG ATTTTCAAAGGCAAGGATCAGTACGAGTACATTGACGCTGCCAAAGAATCACACTCTAACTGGATGAG GTACATCAACTATGCTCGCAATAAAGACGAGACAAATCTGTTGGCGGTCCAGTACAAAGGCAGCATCCTGTATCACTGCTGCCGCACCATCCACGCTGGAGACGAGCTCATGGTGTGGCCCAGCAGCAAACTTCTCACCCAGTTCAGTGGAGCTTGGACCCAGATGTGGCGTATGAAGCTGAAAGCAGCAG AGAACAACATATCTGCGGCATCTCAGATCTTCCAGTGCGCCGACTGTCGGCTCTCCTTCACCACAGAGTCCTTCCTCCAGCGTCACGCAGAGTCCCGTCACTCCCGGCCCGAGGCGGCAGCCGATGATGAAAATCGCGCGTCCTCGGCCGACTCGGATCAGGCCGCGGCCTCCTTGGCCCTGTTGTCTGTCAATTCGGCGGCGTCCAAAACGTGCGGCGATTGCGGGAAGACTTTCAAGCAGATCCCTCACCTCAGGAGGCACAAGCTTTGCGTGCACTCGAACAAGCGGCCCTACTGCTGCCCGCACTGCAGGCGAAGCTTCAGTCAGGCGTCCGGCCTGATCAGGCACCAGCTGGTTCACAGGAAGCAAGAAGTCGACCCTGATCAGAGCGCAACccttgaagaaaaagaaagctcGACACCCGTGTCAGAATCTGTATcggagaaaataaatgaaaaagagaacGTGGAAGAAGAATTTATAGATATGAAGGAAACTGCAAACACTTCTAAAGGTAAAGCAGAAACATCCCAGTTTAATTGCTCAGACTGTGGTAAGAGCTTTATAAATGAAACATCCCTCAAGAAACACAAGATGACTATCCACGAGAGGATACGTCCGTACGTCTGCGCCGTTTGTCAGAAATGCTTCGGTCAGTACAACGACCTGGACCGGCACCTGCAGTCTCATCACAAGCAAAGCAAAAGCCCGGGGAAAATAAATGCCGCTCTGCCCTTCAGCTGCGCCGAGTGTTCGCTGACCTTTTCTTCCGTGGACGCCCTGCAGCAGCACATAAGCGAGCATCGCTCAAACGCCGCCGCACGGCACGGAGTTGATCCCGAAACGGTTGAGTCCGTCCAGAATCTTCCCCCTCGGAGGCCTCAGCGACTTGGAGCTAGATCCAAAGTTTCCGCCATAACCAAACTCATAGCGCCTAAGCGGAGAGCGGCCAGTCCCGCTCGAGCCGAGAGTAACTCCGCCGAACCCGAGCCTCCCGCTGCTGCCGCCCGAAACGGAAAGCTGGGAAAATACAAATGGTTCTGCTGCAACCGCTGCAAACAAACCTATGGGAACCCGGACGATCTGAAAGCGCACAAGTGCACTTTGAGGCAGCACAAGTGCGGACAGTGCGGGGCGACCTTCAGCAAGACCGGCTTTCTGAAAAGACACGAGGTGACGGCACACGCCAAGGTGAAATCTTACAGCTGCGACCGCTGCGGCAAAGTGTTCACGACGTGCGGAAACCTCAAACAGCATCAGAAGAGCAACACTTGCATGAAGTACCACTGCACGTCTGAGCTCTTCCCGTGCTCCTTCTGTCAGTTCTCCTTCACGCTGAAGAGCTACCTTATCAAACACATCAAGAGGCACCACCACGTCGAGTACGTGTCACAGCCCGATTCGACAAGTCTGGCGgatcagctggaggaggaggaggaggaagacaaaggcCAAAAAGAATGCCCCGTGTGCGGGAAGAGCTGCGCGAGCACCAAAGATCTGAAATCTCACACGTGCTTCAGGAAGCTGAAGGTCATGTACCTGTGCACGGACTGCGGGAAGGGCTTCACCAACCACTACGGCCTGAAGCAGCACCAGCGCATCCACACGGGCGAGAAGCCGTACAGCTGCCCCCACTGCAGCAAGAGCTTCTCGTACATCGGCCAGCTCAACGTGCACCTCAGGACTCACACGGGGGAGAAACCGTACCTGTGCACGCACTGCGGCGAGAGCTTCCGGCAGTCGGGGGACCTGAAGAGGCACGAGAGGAAGCACACGGGAGTGAGGCCGTACAGCTGCCCGGAGTGCAGCAAAGGCTTCAGCCGCCTGCAGAGCCTCAAAGCGCACCAAATGCTCCACCAGGGACAGAGGATGTTCAAGTGCACTCAGTGCGGGAAGAGCTTTTCCCGGAACTATCACCTCAggagacaccatcagaagatGCACATGTAG
- the fbxw10 gene encoding F-box/WD repeat-containing protein 10 codes for MKSVTVSKVASDCEFNFKSADGCLSMCGMCPSCVFGPTPPSSTQRLWRMADKFKRRFVVALILRCRKVQVLESIQSVLGVTSWTWFTYARSRSPTSPEDYPSRTPPHQALDGKPLGMDLNEIWRWFSSSPDWIKIRYLCRIFSLCDSELLRTALNLTSVLLVRQKQGFLEFNGSSHRIKQHVSDSEDPALMVVPGSSKSVSGVTQYRDIIGSLPVDLSKRILGLLEEHTLRRCKKVCRYWQHLAQETMEEMKFRRKFQDQISNMMQRCSRVNTISPIYANFVDVLVPVKDDENGDFNSNVQKVKQFDGAYAKMKTKTVRMEERNIYCGAHFIKVLLDKEDPHRVLDYKGGPLMALASKDRVAHLLYVASETRNVAVMKGHVGSIRAVLLCEDRGLLITASCDASIRCWNLKTDRCEMALYGHTGTINCLDVHGDRLVSGAKDCLVKVWSLQTGKHFEDCNFKHPSRVHCVKINETTVYSSCDRGLIKIWSLEKASLLRVIDAHKSSVKCLFCDEWHLLSGDANGKVLAWSTNCDAKQCLMTFNHPKEVKSLTLVYLRVVTGCLDGKIRVFHFLTGDCLKEITAETEAGRMLSLHFHEHSILVNTATGVKLYKFAQVFWDYADSKKGGREDVAAQDCSVSIGAEEAAQVPSPTRKIHNTMNPEGEKLFHQIRSLSTPTKCQTRARARRDNADQSLILSEKAATKRMRERGLHRPLTRDSILLRVNAIQKAQCMDEVGINMESNARLRDSWGPRAGQDPQPCPRGARRVTTCVPALKRVGGQNAQNTSHCRDVSTAPAAHRPIKELGSAAAGRQAEKCLPVRSLRNQGCCMEARTSLPRINLDTFRK; via the exons ATGAAGTCTGTCACAGTTAGCAAAGTTGCCTCAGACTGCGAATTCAACTTTAAAAGTGCGGATGGGTGTCTCAGCATGTGCGGGATGTGCCCTTCTTGCGTCTTTGGCCCGACACCGCCGAGTTCCACCCAGCGGCTGTGGCGGATGGCGGACAAATTCAAGAGGAGATTCGTGGTGGCGCTGATTTTACGCTGCAGGAAAGTCCAAGTGCTCGAAAGCATCCAGAGCGTCCTGGGTGTCACGTCGTGGACGTGGTTCACTTACGCCAGATCGAGAAGCCCCACTTCACCCGAGGACTATCCCTCCCGCACTCCTCCCCACCAGGCCCTGGACGGAAAGCCACTTGGCATGGATTTGAATGAAATCTGGAGGTGGTTCAGCAGCAGTCCGGACTGGATTAAAATCAGATATCTTTGCCGTATTTTCTCACTGTGTGACTCTGAACTTTTACGAACGGCCCTTAATTTAACCAGCGTGCTTCTGGTCCGACAAAAACAAGGGTTTCTAGAATTTAATG GGAGTAGCCACAGAATCAAACAACATGTTTCGGACTCGGAAGACCCTGCTCTTATGGTGGTGCCCGGATCCTCAAAATCTGTGTCTGGAGTCACACAGTACCGAGACATCATTGGCAGTCTACCTGTTGATCTCTCCAAAAGGATATTAG GTCTGTTAGAGGAGCACACTTTGAGACGCTGCAAGAAGGTCTGTCGATACTGGCAGCACCTGGCACAGGAGACCATGGAGGAAATGAAGTTCAGAAGAAAGTTTCAGGATCAAATTAGCAACATGATGCAG AGGTGCAGTCGTGTCAACACAATCAGTCCTATTTATGCCAACTTCGTTGATGTCCTTGTACCAGTAAAGGACGATGAGAATGGGGATTTTAATTCTAACGTCCAAAAG GTCAAACAGTTTGACGGTGCTTACGCCAAAATGAAAACTAAGACGGTGCGAATGGAGGAGCGCAACATTTACTGTGGTGCACATTTCATCAAAGTTCTGCTGGACAA GGAAGACCCACATCGGGTGCTGGACTACAAGGGCGGCCCGTTGATGGCCCTGGCCTCCAAGGACCGCGTGGCGCATCTGCTTTACGTGGCGTCAGAGACCAGAAACGTGGCGGTGATGAAAGGCCACGTCGGCAGCATCCGGGCCGTGCTGCTCTGCGAGGACAGAGGCCTGCTGATAACGGCGAGCTGTGACGCAAGCAtcag GTGTTGGAATCTGAAGACGGACAGGTGCGAGATGGCGCTGTATGGTCACACTGGTACCATCAACTGCCTGGATGTGCATGGAGATAGACTCGTGTCAGGAGCTAAGGATTGTCTAGTGAAAG TGTGGAGTCTACAGACAGGGAAGCATTTTGAGGATTGTAATTTCAAGCACCCCAGCCGTGTCCACTGTGTAAAGATCAACGAAACTACGGTCTACAGCAGCTGCGATCGGGGCCTGATCAAAATATGGAGCCTGGAGAAAGCGTCGCTGCTCAGG GTGATTGATGCCCACAAGAGCTCGGTGAAGTGCCTGTTCTGTGATGAATGGCACCTTTTATCAGGCGACGCCAACGGCAAGGTTCTGGCATGGAGCACCAACTGCGATGCCAAACAGTGCCTGATGACCTTTAACCACCCGAA GGAGGTAAAATCTCTGACTCTCGTCTACCTCCGTGTCGTCACCGGCTGCTTGGACGGGAAGATTCGCGTGTTTCATTTCCTCACTGGGGACTGTTTGAAAGAGATCACGGCCGAGACCGAAGCAGGCCGTATGCTGTCCCTGCACTTTCATGAACACAG CATATTAGTGAACACGGCGACGGGCGTGAAGCTCTACAAGTTTGCCCAAGTGTTCTGGGATTACGCGGACTCAAAAAAGGGGGGCCGGGAAGATGTAGCCGCTCAGGATTGTTCCGTTTCTATCGGGGCAGAGGAAGCGGCGCAGGTCCCTTCACCAACTCGAAAGATTCATAACACAATGAACCCAGAGGGAGAGAAGCTGTTTCACCAGATCCGCTCCTTATCTACACCGACTAAATGTCAAACGCGAG CCAGAGCACGCCGTGACAACGCCGACCAGTCGCTCATTCTGAGCGAGAAGGCGGCAACTAAACGGATGAGGGAGAGGGGTCTCCACCGTCCCCTCACGCGGGACTCCATCCTCCTCAGGGTCAACGCCATCCAGAAAGCGCAGTGCATGGACGAGGTCGGCATCAACATGGAGAGCAACGCCAGGCTGCGAGACTCGTGGGGCCCTCGCGCGGGTCAGGATCCGCAGCCGTGCCCTCGAGGGGCCCGGAGGGTAACGACCTGCGTGCCCGCTCTGAAGCGGGTTGGCGGTCAAAATGCGCAGAACACGTCACATTGCAGGGACGTTTCCACAGCCCCTGCCGCACACAGGCCAATCAAGGAGCTCGGAAGTGCCGCGGCGGGGCGGCAGGCTGAGAAGTGCTTGCCCGTGAGGTCGCTGCGTAATCAAGGATGTTGCATGGAAGCTAGAACCAGTTTACCCAGGATTAATTTGGACACATTCAGAAAGTAG